Proteins encoded in a region of the Octopus sinensis linkage group LG8, ASM634580v1, whole genome shotgun sequence genome:
- the LOC115214873 gene encoding membrane progestin receptor beta-like, with amino-acid sequence MVQLMKPTVSKEHVPLLFHEPHVLSGFRHIHQPWTYYFLSLFQIHNECLNSWTHLIAMLLVIKKMMTFSKEFSLFTDPYMWPLTSGILSIVILYLCSSLAHCLQSRSELAHYTCFMFDYAGIGLYGIGSIILHYNYCMLPSFNIGILQSWIIPVGVILGVCVCLCCSISKVRYKRPYPFIRKVWQLGSVGGIYALLILPIAHRVLLMILTSEWDKGLPHHIEQMIWFIMAGFFFGSDIPQRFFPGKFDFLGHSHQLFHICIMMVSWKQLDGIYEDIVEWKTSLYEKDPPTFSSTFGAIFLTIFINLIVVVIFTESAKQFINQGKSCERKTDHISVKKKN; translated from the coding sequence ATGGTACAACTAATGAAGCCAACTGTTTCAAAAGAACATGTTCCCCTCCTCTTTCACGAACCACATGTTTTGTCTGGTTTCCGACACATCCACCAACCATGGACTTACTACTTCCTCAGCTTATTTCAAATACATAACGAATGTCTGAACTCATGGACTCATCTCATTGCAATGCTCCTTGTCATCAAGAAAATGATGACCTTCTCCAAGGAATTCAGCCTATTCACTGACCCTTACATGTGGCCTTTGACCTCAGGTATTCTAAGTATTGTCATTTTATATCTCTGCAGCAGCTTGGCCCATTGCCTGCAATCACGTTCTGAACTTGCCCATTACACATGCTTCATGTTTGATTATGCTGGAATTGGTCTCTATGGAATTGGCAGTATTATTCTTCATTACAACTACTGCATGCTTCCGTCTTTCAACATTGGAATTTTGCAGAGCTGGATCATTCCTGTTGGAGTGATCCTTGGTGTTTGCGTGTGTCTCTGTTGCAGTATTTCAAAAGTGCGGTACAAACGACCTTACCCATTTATTCGAAAAGTCTGGCAACTGGGTTCTGTTGGCGGAATCTATGCATTACTTATTTTACCAATCGCACATCGGGTTTTATTAATGATTTTGACATCGGAGTGGGACAAAGGCCTCCCACATCACATAGAACAGATGATCTGGTTTATAATGGCTGGGTTCTTCTTTGGTTCAGACATTCCACAGCGTTTCTTCCCTGGAAAATTCGACTTTTTGGGACACAGTCACCAGTTGTTTCATATTTGTATCATGATGGTCTCATGGAAACAGCTGGATGGTATTTACGAAGATATAGTAGAATGGAAGACATCATTGTATGAGAAAGACCCTCCAACATTTTCTAGCACATTTGGGGCGAtatttttgacaatctttataaatttaattgttgttgttattttcacgGAAAGCGCAAAACAATTCATTAATCAAGGGAAATCCTGTGAGAGAAAAACAGACCATATCTcggtgaagaaaaaaaactaa